One Plasmodium vivax chromosome 13, whole genome shotgun sequence genomic region harbors:
- a CDS encoding 50S ribosomal protein L17, putative (encoded by transcript PVX_084990A) yields MGYTSTLKFVNLGVRRRLFRRAHKQPHHKWDSIKNQLNELLKYGRIETTLTKAKELQGYAEELIYLAKKNNAENNLKVESMLRTAQGRRKLYEYYVPLYRYRPFFFTRVINQWRLRLRDAAPMAFIEFIDRPGELRPAKPVGADRIKYIYEEMKKNRRNFKQYLHIARKFNLLDENDQLISDVEFDSLQEHARRDLWKRDDEEEIQVDPELIKRYEQFGEPMLAGPTKGREPFYVDLPLPSHVERAFLNYRKKFKP; encoded by the exons aTGGGATACACGTCTACCTTAAAATTTGTCAATCTCGGTGTTAGGAGGAGGCTCTTCCGGAGGGCCCACAAACAGCCACATCACAAATGGGACAGCATCAAAAATCAGCTGAATGAATTGTTAAAGTATGGGCGCATTGAAACGACTTTAACCAAAGCAAAGGAATTGCAGGGGTATGCAGAAGAGTTAATTTACctggcgaaaaaaaacaatgcgGAGAACAATTTAAAAGTGGAAAGTATGTTGAGGACAGCGCAAGGGAGGAGAAAGCTGTATGAGTATTATGTGCCGTTATACCGTTATagacccttttttttcacaagaGTTATTAATCAGTGGAGGCTGCGATTGCGGGATGCGGCCCCCATGGCATTTATCGAGTTTATTGATAGGCCGGGGGAATTAAGACCAGCCAAGCCGGTCGGAGCTGACAGaattaaatacatatatgaggagatgaagaagaaccgAAGGAACTTCAAGCAGTACTTGCACATCGCAAGGAAGTTTAATTTGCTCGATGAAAACGACCAGCTAATTTCGGACGTGGAGTTTGACAGTCTGCAGGAGCATGCCAGACGGGACTTG TGGAAACGAGACGACGAGGAAGAAATCCAGGTGGACCCAGAACTGATAAAAAGGTACGAACAGTTTGGGGAACCCATGCTGGCTGGGCCAACCAAGGGAAGAGAACCTTTCTACGTGGATCTCCCCCTGCCCAGCCACGTTGAAAGggcctttttaaattaccgCAAGAAGTTTAAGCCGTAG
- a CDS encoding hypothetical protein, conserved (encoded by transcript PVX_084985A): MNELGEEIEDVEALSQSGGGSDAGADMESATGYKGGAAVDSADANAADATAADVGGLGGLGSGALGSGALGSSSLYNHPTESAQKILKTHVDDYLKQLDLYKSNPKCRIDPTVYLEGTEEVENYVVKEKILITTYYQYIDVYENAIDVEEDLEREEIVYVEVPKYVTKYNPKVVTNYIEKTIEVPSGEEIKRPIYNTLNVPYVVPHVVENETLVVLKKIIQPEIHTSNEEIEVEVEKYVPRLVPVNVYVPRYFGLSAKTTDEVEQSVQYVGLTQEQTDHLIKELNPHLDELKSFNEAQVKRMEECIRQSEQQARSHDLDPPQPELVSYELDGNTRALDYGDFPQFQDACLSQLAC; encoded by the coding sequence ATGAACGAGCTGGGGGAGGAGATTGAAGATGTGGAAGCCCTGAGCCAAAGCGGGGGCGGGTCAGATGCGGGTGCAGATATGGAATCGGCCACAGGCTACAAGGGAGGGGCTGCGGTTGACTCGGCAGATGCAAACGCGGCCGACGCAACCGCGGCAGATGTAGGAGGGCTAGGCGGCCTGGGAAGCGGCGCCCTGGGAAGCGGCGCCCTGGGAAGCAGCTCCCTGTACAACCACCCAACGGAGAGCGCCCAGAAAATCCTAAAGACACACGTAGACGATTACCTGAAGCAGCTAGACCTTTACAAGAGTAACCCCAAGTGTAGGATCGACCCCACGGTCTACCTGGAGGGGACGGAGGAGGTAGAAAATTACGTCGTGAAGGAGAAGATACTCATAACAACGTATTACCAATATATAGATGTGTATGAAAATGCCATAGATGTAGAGGAGGATCtagaaagggaagaaatcGTGTACGTGGAGGTTCCAAAATATGTAACCAAATATAACCCCAAGGTAGtaacaaattatatagaaaaaacgATTGAGGTGCCAAGTggggaggaaataaaaagaccCATATATAATACGCTGAATGTACCTTATGTAGTCCCACATGTGGTGGAAAATGAAACGCTAgtcgttttaaaaaaaatcattcaaCCGGAGATCCACACGTCCAATGAGGAGATAGAAGTGGAAGTGGAAAAGTACGTCCCTCGCTTAGTGCCTGTGAATGTCTATGTGCCTCGGTACTTTGGATTATCTGCAAAGACGACGGATGAGGTGGAGCAGTCCGTTCAATACGTTGGCCTTACCCAGGAACAAACGGACCACCTCATAAAGGAATTGAATCCCCATTTGGATGAGTTGAAGAGCTTCAACGAGGCGCAAGTGAAACGGATGGAGGAGTGCATTCGCCAGTCTGAGCAACAGGCCAGGAGCCACGACTTGGACCCCCCGCAACCGGAACTCGTGTCCTACGAACTGGACGGAAACACCCGGGCCCTCGACTACGGGGACTTCCCCCAGTTTCAGGACGCCTGCCTCAGCCAGTTGGCCTGTTAG